In one window of Haemophilus parainfluenzae DNA:
- a CDS encoding DUF484 family protein, protein MTEQDIADYLKNHPDFFTHHPELLQLLSIPHSHEEGTISLVEAQLAQQREQIKTLTQLLEKFHLLAHQEADIFFALLPLQKKLFQTEGFIAINEKIDDWAKGYELEGGKILLFTDSWQKNSTIPEQHWLDRKAFELIRLERMGLRQFYLGDLSNKEKALMFLSEELPIGSVAICRLGGTPQKPTALLVFKSRDTDRFHNDQDTTFLRHLVDIVELHLGRWL, encoded by the coding sequence ATGACTGAACAAGATATTGCTGACTACCTAAAAAATCACCCTGATTTTTTTACCCATCATCCTGAACTACTTCAACTGCTTAGTATTCCGCATAGCCATGAAGAAGGGACGATTTCCTTAGTCGAAGCACAGCTTGCTCAGCAACGAGAACAAATCAAAACGCTTACTCAACTCCTCGAAAAATTTCATCTGCTTGCCCATCAAGAAGCGGATATCTTCTTTGCTCTGTTACCTTTGCAGAAAAAACTATTTCAAACAGAAGGCTTTATTGCCATCAATGAAAAGATTGATGACTGGGCAAAAGGCTATGAGTTAGAAGGTGGTAAAATTTTACTTTTCACAGATAGTTGGCAAAAAAATAGCACTATTCCTGAACAACATTGGTTAGACCGAAAAGCCTTTGAACTCATTCGTCTAGAGCGCATGGGGTTACGCCAATTCTATTTAGGCGATCTCTCCAATAAAGAAAAAGCCCTTATGTTCCTTTCTGAAGAACTCCCTATCGGTTCTGTGGCGATTTGCCGTTTAGGTGGAACACCGCAAAAACCAACCGCACTTTTAGTCTTCAAATCTCGAGACACTGACCGTTTCCACAACGACCAAGACACCACATTTCTTCGACATTTAGTCGATATTGTAGAATTGCATTTAGGAAGATGGCTTTAA
- the ilvN gene encoding acetolactate synthase small subunit has product MRRILSVLLENESGALSRVVGLFSQRAFNIESLTVAPTDDPTLSRMTIEAVGDEQVLEQIEKQLHKLVDVFKVINLSEHDHVEREVLLVKVRATGSSRDELKRLADIFRGQIVDVTTKSYTIQLTGTKDKLDAFVEALKEESTLLEIVRSGLISLSRGEKNIL; this is encoded by the coding sequence ATGCGTAGAATTTTATCTGTTTTATTAGAAAATGAATCCGGTGCATTATCTCGAGTGGTCGGCTTATTTTCCCAACGTGCATTTAACATTGAAAGCTTAACCGTAGCACCTACGGACGATCCAACGCTTTCTCGTATGACGATTGAAGCGGTGGGGGATGAGCAAGTACTTGAGCAAATTGAAAAGCAACTTCACAAATTAGTGGACGTGTTTAAAGTCATCAATTTGAGTGAACATGATCACGTAGAGCGTGAAGTGTTATTAGTGAAAGTGCGAGCAACGGGTTCATCGCGTGATGAATTAAAACGTTTAGCCGACATCTTCCGTGGTCAGATTGTGGATGTGACAACAAAATCTTATACCATTCAGTTAACGGGTACAAAAGATAAATTAGATGCTTTTGTTGAGGCACTGAAAGAAGAAAGCACATTACTTGAAATTGTTCGTTCAGGGTTAATCAGTCTTTCTCGTGGAGAGAAGAATATACTTTAA
- a CDS encoding acetolactate synthase 3 large subunit: protein MKKLSGAEMVVQSLRDEGVEYLFGYPGGAVLDIYDAIHTLGGIEHILVRHEQAAVHMADGYARSTGKVGCVLVTSGPGATNAITGILTAYTDSVPMVIISGQVMSSLIGRDAFQECDMVGISRPVVKHSFIVKKAEDIPGILKKAFYIASTGRPGPVVVDIPKDTVNPTLKYPYEYPKSVELRSYNPTVNGHKGQIKKALKALLVAKKPVLFVGGGAIAAGCHEELMQFAQRLNLPVTSSLMGLGVYPSTDKQFLGMLGMHGTYEANTAMHESDLILGVGVRFDDRTTNNLDKYCPNAKVIQIDIDPTSISKNVPAAIPIVGNAKNVLDEFLSLLGEEIGSRPQNHLEDWWKQIDEWKAKKCLDFDRTSGVIKPQQVMEAVYRITKGQAYVASDVGQHQMFAALHYPFDLPRRWINSGGAGTMGFGLPAALGVKLAHPDATVVCVTGDGSIQMNIQELSTATQYRIPVVVICLNNHFLGMVKQWQDLIYSGRHSQTYMNSLPDFVKLAESYGHVGIQISTPDELDSKLQEAFSIKNKLVFVDINVDETEHVYPMQVRGGAMNEMILSKPQEENE from the coding sequence ATGAAGAAATTATCCGGTGCGGAAATGGTGGTTCAGTCTTTGCGTGACGAAGGCGTTGAGTATTTATTTGGTTATCCGGGCGGTGCCGTATTGGATATTTATGATGCAATCCATACTCTTGGTGGGATTGAGCATATTTTAGTTCGTCATGAGCAAGCTGCGGTACATATGGCAGATGGTTATGCACGTTCGACAGGTAAAGTGGGTTGTGTGTTAGTCACATCAGGACCAGGTGCGACCAATGCGATTACAGGGATTTTAACGGCTTATACTGATTCGGTACCAATGGTGATCATTTCAGGTCAGGTAATGAGTAGCTTAATTGGTCGTGATGCGTTCCAAGAATGTGATATGGTGGGGATTTCTCGCCCAGTGGTTAAACACAGCTTTATCGTTAAAAAAGCAGAAGATATTCCAGGGATCTTGAAAAAAGCCTTTTATATCGCATCAACAGGCCGTCCAGGTCCCGTTGTTGTCGATATTCCAAAAGATACGGTAAATCCAACTTTAAAATATCCTTACGAATATCCAAAATCTGTTGAGCTTCGTTCTTATAATCCAACGGTAAATGGTCATAAAGGTCAAATTAAGAAAGCATTAAAAGCATTATTAGTGGCTAAAAAACCCGTTTTATTCGTCGGGGGTGGTGCAATTGCGGCAGGTTGTCATGAAGAATTAATGCAATTTGCGCAACGTTTAAATTTACCGGTCACGTCATCATTAATGGGTTTAGGTGTGTATCCTAGTACCGATAAACAATTCTTAGGCATGCTTGGGATGCACGGAACTTATGAAGCTAACACAGCGATGCATGAAAGTGATTTAATCCTTGGTGTTGGGGTACGTTTTGATGACCGAACCACTAACAACTTAGATAAATATTGTCCGAATGCAAAAGTGATTCAGATTGATATTGACCCAACCTCTATTTCCAAAAATGTACCTGCTGCGATTCCAATTGTAGGTAATGCGAAAAATGTATTGGATGAATTCTTAAGTTTATTAGGTGAAGAAATCGGTTCGCGTCCGCAAAATCACTTAGAAGATTGGTGGAAACAAATCGATGAATGGAAAGCAAAAAAATGCTTAGATTTCGACCGCACTTCAGGCGTCATCAAACCACAGCAAGTGATGGAAGCGGTATATCGCATAACAAAAGGCCAAGCTTATGTGGCATCGGATGTAGGGCAACACCAAATGTTTGCTGCATTGCATTATCCGTTTGATTTACCGCGTCGTTGGATCAATTCAGGTGGTGCGGGTACGATGGGCTTTGGTTTACCTGCTGCATTAGGGGTGAAACTTGCACATCCTGACGCAACGGTAGTTTGTGTAACGGGTGATGGCAGTATTCAAATGAATATTCAAGAGCTTTCAACGGCAACACAATATCGCATTCCAGTTGTGGTGATTTGTTTGAACAACCACTTCTTAGGCATGGTAAAACAATGGCAAGATTTGATTTACTCAGGCCGCCATTCCCAAACTTATATGAATTCTTTACCGGATTTCGTGAAGTTAGCCGAGTCTTATGGTCATGTGGGGATTCAAATTTCGACACCTGATGAATTAGACAGCAAATTACAAGAAGCCTTCAGCATTAAAAATAAATTGGTTTTTGTTGATATTAATGTTGATGAAACCGAACACGTTTACCCGATGCAAGTTCGCGGCGGGGCGATGAATGAGATGATTTTAAGCAAACCACAAGAGGAGAACGAATAA
- the fabB gene encoding beta-ketoacyl-ACP synthase I, giving the protein MKRAVITGFGIISSIGNNKEEVLASLKAGKSGIEVVPEFIEMKMRSHVAGTIKLDPSEHIDRKVYRFMGDAAAYAYLSMREAIEDSGLTEDQVSNDRTGLVIGAGTGSAHNQLVACDAVRGPRGVKAIGPYAVTKTMASSVSACLATPYKIRGVNYSISSACATSAHCIGHAVELIQLGKQDVVFAGGAEELSWECATEFDAMGAVSTKYNDTPEKASRAYDADRDGFVIAGGGAVVVVEELEHALARGAKIYAEIVGYGATSDGYDMVAPSGEGAERCMKQAMATVDTPIDYINVHGTSTPVGDVKELGAIKNVFGDKIPAISSTKSMTGHSLGAAGAHEAIYTLLMLHNDFIAPSINIEKLDEAAEGCNIVTETKENAGLQTVMSNSFGFGGTNATLVFKRYNG; this is encoded by the coding sequence ATGAAAAGAGCTGTAATTACTGGTTTTGGTATTATTTCAAGTATCGGTAACAACAAAGAAGAAGTTTTGGCTTCATTAAAAGCAGGTAAATCTGGTATTGAAGTCGTGCCTGAGTTTATTGAAATGAAAATGCGTAGCCATGTTGCCGGCACAATCAAACTTGATCCAAGCGAGCATATCGATCGTAAAGTGTATCGTTTTATGGGTGATGCGGCAGCTTATGCATACCTTTCTATGCGTGAAGCGATTGAAGATTCAGGTTTAACAGAAGATCAAGTTTCAAATGACCGTACAGGTCTGGTAATCGGTGCAGGTACTGGTTCAGCACATAACCAATTAGTGGCTTGTGATGCAGTGCGTGGTCCACGCGGTGTGAAAGCAATTGGTCCTTATGCAGTAACTAAAACCATGGCTTCAAGTGTGTCAGCTTGTTTAGCAACCCCTTACAAAATCCGTGGTGTGAACTACTCAATCAGCTCTGCTTGCGCAACGTCTGCACACTGTATCGGTCACGCAGTTGAATTAATCCAATTAGGTAAACAAGATGTGGTTTTCGCTGGTGGTGCGGAAGAATTATCTTGGGAATGTGCAACTGAATTCGATGCAATGGGTGCGGTTTCAACTAAATACAATGATACCCCAGAAAAAGCGTCTCGTGCTTACGATGCAGACCGTGATGGTTTCGTTATCGCTGGTGGTGGCGCTGTTGTAGTGGTTGAAGAATTAGAACACGCATTAGCACGTGGCGCAAAAATCTACGCAGAAATCGTGGGCTATGGTGCAACCTCTGATGGTTACGACATGGTAGCGCCAAGTGGTGAAGGTGCAGAGCGTTGTATGAAACAAGCAATGGCAACGGTAGATACCCCAATTGATTACATCAACGTACACGGTACATCAACACCAGTTGGTGACGTGAAAGAATTAGGTGCGATCAAAAATGTATTTGGTGACAAAATTCCAGCGATTTCCTCAACCAAATCAATGACTGGTCACTCTTTAGGTGCAGCAGGTGCACACGAAGCAATCTATACCTTATTAATGCTACACAATGACTTCATTGCACCAAGCATTAATATTGAAAAATTAGACGAAGCGGCAGAAGGCTGCAATATCGTGACTGAAACAAAAGAAAATGCGGGCTTACAAACAGTGATGTCAAACAGCTTTGGTTTCGGTGGAACAAACGCAACTTTAGTGTTCAAACGCTATAATGGCTAA
- the mnmC gene encoding bifunctional tRNA (5-methylaminomethyl-2-thiouridine)(34)-methyltransferase MnmD/FAD-dependent 5-carboxymethylaminomethyl-2-thiouridine(34) oxidoreductase MnmC, whose translation MFTIQHAKIHFNQENTPVSDKFDDVYFSNQDGLAETHYVFLEGNQLWERWVHYQEAHFVIAETGFGTGLNFFAVTTLFLEFRQKYPDSPLKRLYFISFEKYPLPLDALEQAHLAYPQFSRLAQHLQQHWLNPIQGCYRFHFDETTLDLWFGDVAENLPQLGDYMNSKIDAWFLDGFAPSKNPDMWNEQLYQQMFRFTKLQGTFATFTAASAVRKGLENAGFNIKKRKGFGKKRECLSGQKIHEKPTALSMPWFHSQPANLKEQDIAIIGGGIASLCTAISLVKRGAKITIYCEDEQTALNASGNKQGAFYPQLSDDNDRNICFYIHAFAYGHQFLQWAIQQQIEFEHKFCGVALCAYNEKAESKLNKIAALNLPSDLYQSLSQSELSEKVGLPLPFGGGFIPQGAWLAPSQLVQHAFVFLEKQGVQIKTSQKVTALSQTENSWQITTAKNDTFCHEVVVLANGHKLTEFEQTQKLPLYPVRGQVSQIPTSENLLKLKTVLCYDGYLTPVDQAKTSHCIGASHVRDNATREFSLTEQQENQQKIQQNIPEYWTKEVDTSGNLARIGVRCSVRDLTPMMGAVPHFSAQQTQYQNLFNLRRRKHPIEQAENYPNLYLIGALGSRGLTSAPFLGETLASLIYDEPLPMSEDLIHNLMPNRSWVRRWLKGANVK comes from the coding sequence ATGTTCACCATTCAGCACGCAAAAATTCATTTTAACCAAGAGAATACGCCTGTTTCGGATAAATTTGATGATGTGTATTTTTCTAATCAAGATGGTTTAGCGGAAACCCACTATGTGTTTTTAGAAGGTAATCAGTTGTGGGAACGTTGGGTTCATTACCAAGAAGCCCACTTTGTTATTGCTGAAACGGGATTTGGCACAGGATTAAATTTCTTTGCGGTGACCACGCTATTCCTTGAATTTCGCCAGAAATATCCAGATTCGCCTTTAAAACGCCTTTATTTTATCTCTTTTGAAAAATACCCTTTGCCACTTGATGCATTAGAACAAGCCCATTTAGCCTATCCACAATTTTCTCGTCTTGCTCAGCATTTACAACAGCATTGGCTTAATCCCATTCAAGGTTGCTATCGTTTTCATTTTGATGAAACTACGTTAGATCTTTGGTTTGGCGATGTCGCTGAAAATCTGCCACAACTTGGCGATTATATGAATAGCAAAATTGATGCCTGGTTTTTAGATGGTTTTGCGCCGAGTAAAAACCCCGACATGTGGAATGAGCAGCTTTATCAGCAAATGTTTCGTTTTACCAAGCTACAAGGTACCTTTGCGACCTTCACTGCGGCAAGTGCGGTTAGAAAAGGCTTAGAAAATGCAGGCTTTAATATTAAGAAACGCAAAGGCTTTGGTAAAAAACGGGAATGTCTTTCTGGTCAAAAAATTCATGAAAAACCGACCGCACTTTCTATGCCCTGGTTTCATAGTCAGCCCGCCAATCTCAAAGAACAAGATATTGCCATTATTGGTGGTGGAATTGCTTCGCTTTGTACAGCCATTTCATTGGTTAAACGCGGGGCTAAAATCACAATTTATTGCGAAGATGAGCAAACTGCCCTCAATGCATCTGGCAATAAACAAGGGGCTTTTTATCCGCAACTGAGTGATGATAACGATCGCAATATTTGTTTTTATATTCATGCCTTCGCCTATGGTCATCAATTCCTACAGTGGGCAATTCAACAACAAATCGAATTTGAACATAAGTTCTGTGGTGTCGCACTTTGTGCTTACAATGAGAAAGCTGAAAGTAAATTAAATAAAATCGCTGCGCTGAATTTACCTTCTGATTTATATCAGTCATTAAGCCAATCTGAATTAAGTGAAAAAGTGGGCTTACCGTTACCTTTTGGTGGCGGTTTTATTCCTCAAGGCGCTTGGCTTGCACCAAGTCAGTTAGTTCAACATGCTTTTGTCTTTTTAGAAAAACAAGGTGTCCAGATTAAAACATCACAAAAAGTAACTGCACTTTCTCAAACAGAAAATAGTTGGCAAATCACCACAGCTAAAAATGACACTTTCTGCCATGAAGTGGTTGTTTTAGCAAACGGACATAAACTCACTGAGTTTGAACAAACACAGAAACTCCCACTCTATCCTGTTCGCGGGCAAGTGAGCCAAATTCCGACATCGGAAAACTTACTTAAACTCAAAACCGTGTTGTGCTATGACGGCTACCTGACGCCAGTCGATCAAGCGAAAACCAGTCATTGTATTGGCGCAAGTCATGTTCGTGATAATGCAACTCGTGAATTTAGCCTAACCGAACAACAAGAAAACCAACAAAAAATTCAGCAGAATATTCCTGAATATTGGACAAAAGAAGTAGATACATCGGGTAATCTTGCTCGAATCGGTGTGCGTTGTTCGGTACGTGATCTCACGCCAATGATGGGCGCTGTTCCTCATTTTTCTGCTCAGCAAACACAATATCAAAATTTGTTTAATTTGCGACGCCGTAAACATCCAATAGAACAAGCTGAAAACTACCCTAACCTCTATTTAATCGGTGCACTAGGCTCACGAGGATTAACCTCTGCGCCATTTTTAGGGGAAACACTGGCTTCCTTAATTTATGATGAACCCTTACCGATGAGTGAAGATCTGATTCATAATTTAATGCCAAACCGTAGTTGGGTCAGACGCTGGTTGAAGGGGGCGAACGTGAAATAA
- a CDS encoding tetratricopeptide repeat protein, with amino-acid sequence MKTLAKLLLLTTLTLSSSAFAMKTIDLVDKAQMTDQQKMNLAQKLADKQDWKAVFEIMYPLALEGNLQAQSNLGMLYNLGRGVNENKELAYWWFSEAAERGSIKAINNLAVMYFNGNNYVKQDTAQAIKLFETSATKDPDAMLTLGEIYTNQKEFTKAFEWFQKAANAGSNQGKFRLARMYEEGIGTQINIGLAKLLYLEIMNTAKNNEIKEIARQRLQRLSLY; translated from the coding sequence ATGAAGACATTAGCCAAACTTTTACTCCTCACCACGCTCACCTTAAGCAGTTCAGCATTTGCGATGAAAACCATTGATTTGGTCGATAAAGCGCAAATGACGGATCAGCAAAAAATGAATCTGGCGCAAAAACTAGCGGATAAACAAGATTGGAAAGCCGTTTTTGAAATTATGTATCCTTTAGCTTTGGAAGGTAATTTACAAGCACAAAGCAATTTAGGGATGCTTTATAATTTAGGCCGTGGTGTGAATGAAAATAAAGAATTGGCTTATTGGTGGTTTAGCGAAGCCGCTGAGCGAGGCAGTATTAAAGCCATCAATAATTTGGCGGTCATGTATTTTAACGGCAATAACTATGTGAAACAAGATACTGCTCAAGCGATTAAATTATTTGAAACCAGTGCAACGAAAGATCCTGATGCCATGCTTACATTAGGGGAAATTTATACCAATCAGAAAGAATTTACCAAAGCCTTTGAATGGTTCCAAAAAGCTGCAAATGCGGGGAGCAATCAAGGTAAATTTCGTTTAGCACGGATGTATGAAGAGGGTATTGGTACACAGATTAACATTGGTTTAGCCAAATTGCTTTATTTAGAAATTATGAATACAGCAAAAAATAATGAAATTAAAGAAATCGCTAGACAGCGATTACAACGTTTAAGCTTGTATTAA
- a CDS encoding YwiC-like family protein — translation MKLLISNQYGAIVMALLPFVYGMLLASPVWAHFFLLLAWFTMYLLSYPMLSLFKGKNMAEYKKWTIIYGVAAFLFALPAIFYNWQILFFIAAMFPFVLVSIYYTKKKDERNLLNDLAGIAIFALAGMGSYYFSDRTFDEKIWWVALYPSLFFIGTTLYVKSMMRERKNPLYLKASIIFHVLCVLGCLFTQQYVLSLAFVPALIRAIYLPTKKLSVKQVGLIEFGTSAIFLIILLIATL, via the coding sequence ATGAAACTCCTGATTTCGAATCAATATGGCGCCATTGTGATGGCATTATTGCCTTTTGTTTACGGTATGTTATTAGCTTCACCTGTTTGGGCGCATTTCTTTTTGCTTTTAGCTTGGTTCACGATGTATTTGCTGAGTTACCCAATGCTTAGTCTCTTCAAAGGCAAAAATATGGCGGAATATAAAAAGTGGACAATTATCTATGGTGTTGCGGCTTTTTTGTTTGCGCTTCCTGCCATTTTTTATAACTGGCAGATTCTTTTCTTTATTGCAGCCATGTTTCCTTTTGTGTTGGTGAGTATCTATTACACTAAGAAAAAAGATGAACGGAATCTTCTCAATGATTTAGCGGGTATTGCGATTTTTGCCCTTGCAGGTATGGGATCCTATTATTTTTCTGACCGCACTTTTGATGAAAAAATCTGGTGGGTCGCGTTATATCCAAGCTTATTTTTTATTGGTACGACGCTTTACGTCAAATCAATGATGCGTGAGCGTAAAAATCCGCTTTATCTCAAAGCCTCTATTATTTTCCATGTGCTTTGCGTGCTCGGTTGCTTGTTTACCCAACAATATGTCTTATCACTTGCTTTTGTGCCGGCGTTAATTCGTGCTATTTATTTACCCACCAAGAAACTTTCGGTTAAGCAAGTCGGTCTAATAGAATTCGGAACATCCGCCATTTTTTTGATTATTTTATTGATAGCGACATTATAA
- a CDS encoding RidA family protein codes for MSIQRIQPSKRFSEVVIHNNTAYFAGQVPEKTVKQNAYEQTKEVLSLIDKLLAEIGSEKSKILTTQIFLADMADYAQLNQAWDEWVDSQNPPSRATVEAKLADSDWKVEIVIIAAV; via the coding sequence ATGTCGATTCAACGCATTCAACCAAGCAAACGCTTTTCTGAAGTGGTCATTCATAACAATACTGCCTATTTTGCAGGCCAAGTACCGGAAAAAACCGTTAAGCAAAATGCTTACGAGCAAACCAAAGAAGTCCTTTCACTGATCGATAAATTATTGGCTGAAATTGGTTCTGAAAAAAGTAAAATTCTTACCACGCAAATCTTCCTTGCTGATATGGCTGATTATGCTCAACTCAACCAAGCATGGGATGAATGGGTCGATAGTCAAAATCCACCAAGCCGAGCAACGGTAGAAGCAAAACTTGCGGATTCTGATTGGAAAGTTGAAATCGTGATTATTGCAGCTGTGTAA
- a CDS encoding YhcB family protein, which yields MQSWTPEIWQAAVIGLVVGVILGYVLLRLTKGSVKKQAQTEAELKEVKTQLSDQQAQLEKHFAESAELFKTLIGDYQRLYRHYAVSSETLLGNKPANKGLFTQQLVTASSESKSEEPPRDYSEGSSGLLKTDKENQ from the coding sequence ATGCAATCATGGACACCAGAAATATGGCAAGCCGCTGTGATAGGGCTTGTCGTTGGCGTAATCTTAGGCTACGTGCTATTACGTTTAACAAAAGGTTCTGTTAAAAAACAAGCTCAGACCGAAGCTGAACTGAAAGAAGTGAAAACACAGTTAAGCGATCAACAAGCACAACTTGAAAAACATTTCGCTGAAAGTGCTGAATTATTTAAAACCTTAATTGGTGATTATCAAAGACTGTATCGTCACTATGCAGTTTCATCTGAAACCTTGCTTGGTAATAAACCCGCCAACAAAGGTTTATTCACTCAACAATTGGTGACCGCCTCATCAGAAAGTAAATCAGAAGAACCCCCACGTGATTATTCTGAAGGTTCATCTGGCTTATTAAAAACAGATAAAGAAAACCAATAA
- the lolE gene encoding lipoprotein-releasing ABC transporter permease subunit LolE, with product MNTPFFISWRYQRGKLKNPLVALIAKFSAIGIALGVAVLIVGLSAMNGFERELNSRILAVVPHTEITVNPHANEATLNHWQNLAERLKTNKKITALSPFVSFTALVENGNKLKVVQVKGVDKQAEDQVSSLGKFVEGDGWQKFAEEGGLVLGSGIAKELDVKAGDWVSLLISQPNGEDQMAQPNRERVQVTAILRLDGQLDHSYALLALPQAQELMGYREDQITGVELKVDDPFKVQEMDYSMLNSYPQLLYIQNWVAKFGYMYRDIQLIRTVMYIAMVLVIGVACFNIVSTLIMAVKDKQGDIAIMRTLGANNGFIKQIFIWYGLLAGMKGCLIGIVLGVVLALNLTPIIQGIETLLGKKLLSDGIYFVDFLPSELHWFDVVLVLVAALVLSLLASLYPASRAVKLQPAQVLSNH from the coding sequence ATGAATACGCCTTTTTTTATTAGTTGGCGTTATCAACGTGGCAAGCTGAAAAATCCTTTAGTTGCGTTAATTGCAAAATTTTCAGCTATCGGTATCGCGCTGGGTGTTGCAGTTTTAATTGTTGGCTTAAGCGCGATGAATGGTTTTGAGCGTGAGTTGAATTCACGTATTTTGGCTGTCGTACCACATACGGAAATCACCGTTAATCCACATGCCAATGAAGCCACATTAAACCATTGGCAGAACCTTGCGGAACGTCTAAAAACAAACAAAAAAATTACCGCACTTTCACCTTTTGTGAGTTTTACTGCCTTAGTCGAAAATGGCAATAAACTTAAAGTTGTACAAGTGAAAGGGGTCGATAAACAAGCTGAAGATCAAGTGAGTTCTCTTGGTAAGTTTGTGGAAGGTGATGGCTGGCAGAAATTCGCAGAAGAAGGCGGATTAGTGCTGGGCTCTGGTATTGCCAAAGAGTTAGATGTTAAAGCAGGCGATTGGGTGTCGTTATTGATTTCTCAACCTAATGGTGAAGATCAAATGGCTCAGCCTAATCGTGAGCGTGTTCAAGTGACCGCTATTTTACGTTTAGATGGTCAGCTAGACCATAGCTATGCCTTACTGGCATTACCTCAAGCGCAAGAGTTAATGGGGTATCGAGAAGATCAAATTACCGGTGTTGAATTGAAAGTGGATGATCCATTTAAAGTACAAGAAATGGATTATTCGATGCTGAATAGTTATCCGCAACTGCTTTATATTCAAAACTGGGTGGCAAAATTTGGCTATATGTATCGAGATATTCAGCTTATTCGTACGGTGATGTATATCGCGATGGTGCTTGTAATTGGGGTGGCGTGTTTTAATATCGTTTCTACCTTAATTATGGCGGTAAAAGACAAGCAAGGTGATATTGCGATTATGCGAACACTAGGGGCAAATAATGGATTTATTAAACAAATCTTTATTTGGTATGGTTTACTTGCAGGGATGAAAGGATGTTTGATTGGTATTGTATTAGGTGTTGTACTCGCATTGAATCTCACGCCGATTATTCAAGGCATTGAAACATTACTCGGTAAAAAACTGTTATCAGATGGTATTTATTTCGTTGATTTCTTACCAAGTGAATTACATTGGTTCGATGTTGTATTAGTTCTCGTGGCAGCATTGGTATTGAGTTTACTCGCGAGTCTTTATCCAGCCAGTAGGGCAGTAAAATTACAACCGGCTCAAGTGTTGAGTAATCATTAA
- the lolD gene encoding lipoprotein-releasing ABC transporter ATP-binding protein LolD: MNNYLLKCENINKFYQEGENQTQVLKGVSFSMEPAELVAIVGSSGSGKSTLLHTLGGLDQPSSGEVFINGQSLQKASANELAALRNRYLGFVYQFHHLMADFTALENVMMPMLIGHQNKTEAKDRAEKMLSAVGLSHRITHRPSALSGGERQRVAIARALVNNPSLVLADEPTGNLDHKTTESIFELIQQLNQEQNIAFLLVTHDMGLAEKLSRRLVMQDGILKEGE, translated from the coding sequence ATGAATAACTATTTATTAAAATGCGAAAATATCAATAAATTTTATCAAGAAGGTGAAAATCAAACGCAAGTATTAAAAGGCGTTTCTTTTTCTATGGAACCCGCAGAGTTGGTTGCGATTGTGGGAAGCTCTGGTTCAGGGAAAAGTACTTTATTGCATACTTTGGGTGGTTTAGATCAGCCAAGTAGTGGAGAAGTGTTTATTAATGGACAATCCTTGCAAAAAGCATCGGCTAATGAATTAGCTGCTTTGCGTAATCGCTATTTAGGATTTGTGTATCAATTCCATCATTTAATGGCGGACTTTACCGCACTTGAAAATGTGATGATGCCGATGTTGATTGGTCATCAAAATAAAACAGAAGCGAAAGATCGTGCTGAAAAAATGCTAAGTGCGGTGGGATTAAGTCATAGAATTACGCATCGTCCTTCTGCACTTTCTGGTGGGGAACGTCAGCGTGTGGCGATTGCGCGGGCTTTAGTGAATAATCCATCATTAGTTTTAGCGGATGAGCCCACAGGGAATCTCGATCACAAGACCACAGAAAGCATTTTTGAACTTATTCAACAACTTAACCAAGAGCAAAATATCGCTTTTTTATTAGTTACTCACGATATGGGACTTGCTGAAAAATTATCACGCCGTTTAGTTATGCAAGATGGTATTTTGAAGGAAGGTGAATAA